The genomic segment CTTCATGTGATCAGAACCGCTCACAAACGGGTGGATAGGGTTCCCGTGTGAAGGAATTCGTACAGAGCCTGCGGTTGTGGTTCGCGCCGCAGCGAATCCGCGACGAGGGCGACACACCGGACTACCGCTTCTCCCTCGCCAACGAACGGACGTTCCTCGCCTGGATCCGGACGGCCCTGGCGCTGATCGGCGGCGGCTTCGCCGTCGACCAGTTCCTTCCGGGTCTCGCCCGGGGAGTGCGTGCGGGTCTCGCGTTCGGGCTCCTCGCGGCCGGCGTGCTGTGCGCGCTGCGGGCCGTCAACCACTGGGTCCGCTGCGAACGGGCCATGCGCCGGGGCGAGGACCTGCCCGTCTCCCGGTTCCCGACCCTGCTCGGCCTGGTGGTCGCGGTGGTGGC from the Streptomyces sp. NBC_01335 genome contains:
- a CDS encoding YidH family protein codes for the protein MKEFVQSLRLWFAPQRIRDEGDTPDYRFSLANERTFLAWIRTALALIGGGFAVDQFLPGLARGVRAGLAFGLLAAGVLCALRAVNHWVRCERAMRRGEDLPVSRFPTLLGLVVAVVAVAMVVVVLFGWEGR